A stretch of DNA from Rheinheimera sp. MMS21-TC3:
ATTTGAATTAATAAGCTTTATTTGTTACTTATTGTTATAGTTGATTCAGCCTAATATAGCTGTATTGATGATTAATGTTAGGTGGAAAAATGGCTCAATTAAATTTGCCGGTGTTAGATCTTAGCTTATGGTTCGCAAAAGGACAGTCTCGGCAGCGTTTCTTACAGCAGTTAGCAGAAGCATCACGCGAGGTCGGCTTTTTTTATTTAACCGGTCATGGCGTAGCAATAGAGCAGCAACAGCATATTCTAGACTTAGCAAAAACATTTTTTGCTTTACCCGATGCCGATAAGCAAGCAGTACAAATGGTTAAATCACCGCACTTTCGTGGTTATACCCGTTTAGGTGGCGAATTAACTCAAGGCCAAATTGATCAACGTGAGCAATTCGACATTATGAATGAGCAACAGGTATTGCCTGCGAGTACTGAAATGCCAGCTTGGCAAGGTTTAGTTGGGCCTAATCAATGGCCTGCGGCTTTACCTATGATGCAATCAACCTTACTTAACTGGCAGCAACAATTATCTGATCTTACTGTTACCTTGCTTGAAGCTTTTGCTGCGGTGTTACAGCAACCTGAAAATGCCTTTGCTGATACCGTAGCAGATGGCCCTTATACGCATATGAAACTGATTCGTTACCCAGGCTCTGATACAGCACAAAAGCAAGGAGTGGGTGCGCATAAAGATCCGGGTTATTTAACCTTAGTATTGCAAGATCAGCATTCTGGTTTAGAAGTATTAACCGATAAAGGCTGGGTAGGCGCGGCACCTTTAGCTGGGGCATTTGTGGTTAACATAGGTGAGCTGTTAGAATTAGCCTCAAATGGTTATTTAAAGGCTACCTTACATAGAGTTGTTAGCCCGCCTGCTGGTATAGAGCGATTATCCTGTGCTTTTTTTATGGCAGCCCAGCTTGATGCAACAGTGCCTTTATTAAACTTGCCTGAAGCTTTAGCAGCAGAGGCAAAAGGGCCGGCCAGTGATCCTAATAATCCATTATTTTATCAAGTGGGTGAAAATGTACTAAAAGGCCGCTTACGCTCACATCCGGATGTAGCCCAGCAGCATTACGCCACTTTAAAAAAGATAGCCTAACAGCGCGACGATAACGGAGCCCAAAGATGAAGTTTAAAACCCAATTGTTGCATAGCAACGGCGGTGCTGATGCGCAAACCGGCGCCTTAACTACCCCAATCTATCAAAGTAGTACTTTTACTTACGGTACGGCAGAACAAGGCCGGGCCCGTTTTGCCGGTGAACAACCTGGTTTTATTTATAGTCGTATGGGTAATCCAACAGTGCAAGCCTTAGAGCAGCAATTCGCTAAATTAGAAGGTGCTGATGAGGCTCTGGTTGTAGCCAGTGGTATGGCGGCAGTGAGCAGCATTTTTTATGCTTTAGCTAGCCAAGGTGATGAAATTGCATTTATTGATCCTGTCTATGGTGGTACAGCCGCTTTTTTAATTAATACCCTAACCCGAGCGGGCATTAAAGTAAGCCGTTATCAAAGCGATGATGATT
This window harbors:
- a CDS encoding isopenicillin N synthase family dioxygenase, which encodes MAQLNLPVLDLSLWFAKGQSRQRFLQQLAEASREVGFFYLTGHGVAIEQQQHILDLAKTFFALPDADKQAVQMVKSPHFRGYTRLGGELTQGQIDQREQFDIMNEQQVLPASTEMPAWQGLVGPNQWPAALPMMQSTLLNWQQQLSDLTVTLLEAFAAVLQQPENAFADTVADGPYTHMKLIRYPGSDTAQKQGVGAHKDPGYLTLVLQDQHSGLEVLTDKGWVGAAPLAGAFVVNIGELLELASNGYLKATLHRVVSPPAGIERLSCAFFMAAQLDATVPLLNLPEALAAEAKGPASDPNNPLFYQVGENVLKGRLRSHPDVAQQHYATLKKIA